One genomic window of uncultured delta proteobacterium includes the following:
- a CDS encoding hypothetical protein (Evidence 5 : No homology to any previously reported sequences) → MDKKTLIRKLDDGVSALRGILEDNEGSTLKTITASAKQGFQSLKTAFEHNEKAQKAVAEIKKQFDDLEDAVKKGDKKLSAKLLAAAEKKIKQYREKFDDAAPASRSTEGREKSKKAAPKAPVKAKKATASATKPAKPKKASPSASKTAKPQKAAPSAAKAAAKKAVPSASKPAKPKTASPSASKSAGKPKPASSSAAKKPATAKKKG, encoded by the coding sequence ATGGACAAAAAAACGCTTATCCGGAAACTTGACGATGGCGTATCCGCCCTGCGCGGCATACTGGAAGACAACGAGGGATCCACCCTCAAGACGATCACCGCGTCCGCCAAGCAGGGGTTCCAATCCCTGAAAACCGCGTTCGAACACAATGAAAAAGCCCAAAAGGCCGTGGCCGAGATAAAAAAACAGTTCGACGACCTGGAAGACGCGGTCAAAAAAGGCGACAAAAAACTTTCCGCAAAACTCCTTGCCGCCGCCGAGAAAAAAATCAAACAATACCGGGAAAAATTTGACGATGCCGCCCCTGCCTCCCGCTCGACCGAAGGGCGGGAAAAAAGCAAAAAAGCCGCACCCAAAGCGCCGGTAAAGGCCAAAAAGGCAACGGCGAGCGCGACCAAACCGGCGAAACCGAAAAAAGCCTCCCCCAGCGCGTCCAAAACAGCCAAACCCCAAAAAGCCGCGCCAAGCGCCGCCAAAGCGGCGGCCAAGAAAGCCGTCCCGAGCGCATCCAAGCCCGCGAAGCCGAAAACGGCGTCCCCCAGCGCCTCCAAAAGCGCGGGCAAACCCAAACCGGCGTCATCCAGCGCGGCCAAAAAGCCCGCGACAGCCAAGAAAAAAGGCTGA
- a CDS encoding putative DNA-binding protein (Evidence 3 : Function proposed based on presence of conserved amino acid motif, structural feature or limited homology), with the protein MKQAFKRIRSVTGCGTQVTLAEFLDIKQSSISDAKRRNSIPPEWLIKIFRLKNIHPDWILTGEGPKYLLPSETATPPHLIRIVEVHPPVECSAQDLINELVRRALKKDDFDEIQKQAAGSWYQVNQNGDK; encoded by the coding sequence ATGAAACAAGCCTTTAAACGAATTCGCAGCGTCACAGGATGCGGAACACAAGTAACACTCGCTGAATTTTTGGACATCAAGCAGTCTTCAATCTCCGATGCGAAACGGCGTAACTCAATCCCTCCCGAATGGCTTATCAAAATCTTTCGCCTGAAAAACATTCACCCGGACTGGATACTGACCGGAGAAGGCCCGAAGTATCTCCTTCCCTCTGAAACCGCTACCCCGCCTCATCTAATCCGCATTGTTGAAGTACACCCACCGGTAGAGTGTTCCGCTCAAGACCTTATCAACGAATTGGTAAGACGGGCTTTGAAAAAAGATGATTTTGACGAGATACAAAAACAGGCCGCTGGTAGCTGGTATCAGGTAAATCAAAATGGCGATAAATGA
- a CDS encoding exported hypothetical protein (Evidence 5 : No homology to any previously reported sequences) translates to MFSFLLISFVLLAFFYILKDYSQQAVIIWM, encoded by the coding sequence TTGTTCTCGTTTCTCCTGATAAGCTTTGTACTGCTCGCCTTTTTCTATATCCTCAAGGATTACAGTCAACAGGCCGTTATCATCTGGATGTAG
- a CDS encoding exported hypothetical protein (Evidence 5 : No homology to any previously reported sequences), with protein sequence MRNARNIFFFEKSRPAALLPCPASYFPARKGAGNAARIVLLYLLLFFVAAIPPGAHVLLAPASATVLAAQPHDENVSRLARPPAAQPSSQGALQQWHLESMLLCGLTGKRIPLVASLSGEFQWAAYGHASAALQRNRLNPARLLAYNFLRVSDGEWIPLCRPFSGEQLYAGAVRSFLPLHGNQERTSALPA encoded by the coding sequence ATGCGGAACGCCCGAAATATCTTCTTTTTTGAGAAAAGCCGCCCGGCCGCGCTCCTGCCCTGCCCGGCATCCTACTTTCCCGCCCGCAAAGGCGCCGGTAACGCGGCCCGGATCGTTCTGCTCTATTTGCTGCTCTTTTTCGTCGCCGCCATCCCCCCCGGCGCCCATGTTCTGCTTGCCCCCGCTTCCGCCACGGTTTTGGCTGCGCAGCCCCATGACGAAAATGTCTCCAGGCTGGCCCGGCCCCCCGCCGCGCAGCCCTCTTCCCAGGGCGCGCTCCAGCAATGGCATTTGGAATCCATGCTGCTGTGCGGGCTCACGGGCAAACGCATTCCCCTTGTGGCTTCCCTTTCGGGAGAATTCCAGTGGGCCGCATACGGGCACGCCAGTGCCGCCTTGCAGCGGAACAGACTGAACCCGGCCCGCCTCCTGGCCTATAATTTTCTCCGCGTCAGCGACGGCGAATGGATTCCCCTTTGCCGCCCCTTTTCCGGCGAACAACTCTATGCCGGGGCTGTCCGGTCATTTCTCCCCCTACACGGCAACCAGGAGCGTACAAGCGCACTTCCCGCGTAA
- a CDS encoding Carbon starvation protein CstA gives MNILVILIISCCCFAVGARFYGRIVAKWLGEDPTRPTPAEEINDGTDYVPTNMNILFGHHFSAIAGAGPIVGPTVAILFGFLPVWLWILIGAVLIGAVHDFASLFVSLRERGRSIAEVTRGALGTTGFFLFICFAILLLVLVTSAFLSMTVQSLTSTAPLEQLGLPADQTILGTVVKNGVTHGVIGGIASTSVIIITLFAPLLGYLIYKRNLNTMVGYVIAAVVALGSIQIGMTTPITLDPKVWMLVISVYVTLAAALPVWLILQPRDFTNVQILYVGILAIFVAVIVGGFQGITIQTATVAIDTGTAKLGAIWPFLFITVACGAVSGFHSLVSTGTTSKQLAKESQARKIGYNAMILEGILATGTILIVGAALSQQEYLRIVWPAPGEGASNPILAFALSMGIMLHKTLGIPAYYGSVFGILLVEGFVVTTLDAAVRLNRYLFEELWHVLFKGNAPAVMQKIWFNSGLSVLLMLWLAWNNSFTALWPMFATTNQLLAALTLLAVTSWLLKRRRQAWFTLIPATFMVCTTVGALLILLNKFIGQIQTAQNISGPATLLVMDVLCLGLAIGVVAMSIKAFIRLRGEGAGADERA, from the coding sequence ATGAATATCTTAGTAATACTGATTATTTCATGCTGCTGCTTTGCTGTCGGCGCGAGATTCTACGGGCGCATCGTGGCAAAATGGCTCGGCGAAGACCCCACCCGGCCGACCCCGGCTGAGGAAATAAACGACGGCACGGACTATGTGCCGACCAACATGAACATCCTTTTCGGGCACCACTTTTCGGCCATCGCTGGCGCCGGGCCCATCGTCGGCCCGACCGTGGCCATTTTGTTCGGCTTCCTTCCCGTCTGGCTCTGGATCTTGATCGGGGCCGTGCTCATCGGCGCGGTGCACGACTTCGCCTCCCTTTTCGTCAGCTTGCGCGAACGCGGCAGATCCATTGCGGAAGTGACCAGAGGCGCCCTGGGCACCACCGGGTTTTTCCTGTTCATCTGCTTCGCCATTTTGCTGCTCGTGCTGGTGACCTCGGCGTTCCTTTCCATGACCGTGCAGTCCCTGACCAGTACCGCGCCGCTTGAGCAGCTCGGCCTGCCCGCCGACCAGACCATTCTGGGCACGGTGGTGAAAAACGGCGTAACCCACGGCGTCATCGGCGGCATCGCCTCGACCTCCGTCATCATCATCACGCTGTTCGCGCCGTTGCTCGGCTACCTCATCTACAAGCGCAACCTGAACACCATGGTCGGCTACGTCATCGCGGCCGTTGTCGCGCTCGGCTCCATCCAGATCGGCATGACCACGCCCATCACCCTTGATCCCAAGGTCTGGATGCTGGTCATCTCCGTTTACGTAACCCTCGCGGCGGCCCTGCCCGTCTGGCTCATCCTGCAGCCGCGCGACTTCACCAACGTGCAGATCCTGTACGTCGGCATTCTTGCCATCTTCGTGGCCGTCATTGTCGGCGGGTTCCAGGGCATAACCATCCAGACGGCGACGGTGGCCATTGATACGGGCACGGCCAAGCTCGGCGCCATCTGGCCTTTCCTCTTCATCACCGTTGCCTGCGGCGCTGTTTCCGGCTTCCATTCGCTCGTGTCCACGGGCACGACCTCGAAGCAGCTGGCCAAAGAAAGCCAGGCCCGGAAAATCGGCTACAACGCCATGATCCTCGAAGGCATTCTGGCCACCGGCACGATCCTGATCGTGGGCGCGGCCCTCTCCCAGCAGGAATACCTCCGCATCGTCTGGCCCGCGCCGGGTGAAGGCGCTTCCAACCCCATTCTGGCCTTTGCGCTGAGCATGGGCATCATGCTCCATAAGACGCTGGGCATACCCGCTTACTACGGCAGCGTGTTCGGCATCCTGCTGGTGGAAGGGTTCGTCGTGACGACCCTTGACGCCGCCGTGCGCCTCAACCGCTACCTCTTCGAAGAACTGTGGCATGTGCTCTTCAAGGGCAATGCCCCCGCGGTCATGCAGAAGATCTGGTTCAACTCGGGCCTTTCCGTGCTGCTCATGCTCTGGCTGGCCTGGAACAACTCGTTCACGGCGCTTTGGCCGATGTTCGCCACCACCAACCAGTTGCTCGCGGCCCTGACTTTGCTGGCCGTTACCTCCTGGCTGCTGAAGCGCCGCCGCCAGGCGTGGTTCACCCTCATCCCCGCGACGTTCATGGTGTGCACCACCGTGGGCGCGCTGTTGATCCTTCTCAACAAGTTCATCGGGCAGATTCAGACGGCCCAGAACATCAGCGGCCCCGCGACGCTCCTGGTCATGGACGTCCTGTGCCTCGGCCTCGCGATCGGCGTTGTGGCGATGTCCATCAAGGCGTTTATCCGCCTGCGCGGCGAAGGCGCCGGCGCCGACGAACGCGCCTGA
- the cobB gene encoding deacetylase of acetyl-CoA synthetase, NAD-dependent (Evidence 2a : Function of homologous gene experimentally demonstrated in an other organism; PubMedId : 10381378, 10811920, 15019790, 22586414, 8955330, 9822644; Product type e : enzyme): MIVVLTGAGISQESGISTFRDAGGLWEKHRIEDVATPGAFRRNPDLVYDFYNARRRQLTGGAVNPNAAHAALAELERESGESVLVVTQNVDDLHERAGSKNLFHMHGELLKARCVHCGTVLPWPGDMSVFDACPACGPVPGAAKGKMGRLRPHIVWFEEMPLYMPEIERALSECSTFVSIGTSGNVYPAAGFAAQARSAGAKVVEINMEPSLNARCFHAGHYGPATKMVPAWVGEYLGGKA, encoded by the coding sequence ATGATTGTCGTACTGACCGGCGCGGGCATCAGCCAGGAGAGCGGCATTTCCACGTTCCGCGATGCCGGAGGGTTATGGGAAAAACACCGGATTGAGGATGTCGCCACCCCGGGCGCGTTCAGGCGCAACCCCGATCTGGTCTATGACTTTTACAACGCGCGCCGGCGGCAGTTGACGGGCGGCGCCGTCAACCCCAACGCCGCGCACGCGGCGCTGGCGGAACTGGAACGGGAAAGCGGGGAGAGTGTGCTCGTGGTGACCCAGAACGTGGATGACCTGCATGAGCGCGCTGGCAGCAAAAACCTTTTTCACATGCACGGGGAGCTTCTCAAGGCGCGTTGCGTGCATTGCGGCACGGTGCTGCCCTGGCCGGGCGACATGTCGGTTTTTGACGCCTGCCCGGCCTGCGGGCCCGTTCCGGGAGCAGCCAAAGGAAAAATGGGGCGGTTACGGCCGCATATCGTGTGGTTTGAGGAAATGCCGTTGTATATGCCGGAAATAGAGCGGGCGCTCTCCGAATGCTCGACCTTCGTCTCCATCGGCACGTCGGGCAACGTATACCCTGCCGCCGGGTTCGCGGCCCAGGCAAGAAGCGCCGGGGCCAAGGTCGTGGAGATCAACATGGAGCCGTCGCTCAACGCCCGCTGTTTTCATGCGGGCCATTACGGGCCGGCCACAAAAATGGTCCCGGCCTGGGTGGGCGAGTATCTCGGGGGCAAGGCCTGA
- a CDS encoding hypothetical protein (Evidence 5 : No homology to any previously reported sequences) has protein sequence MNTKLEKLTEMVWQNMAIDANDEHVLVEVELPVSITEWFTESDLTHFVANLIPLYDWQEGILKLNSGAAEHIYVMLWWSFEGEPLEPYLKKMYENVLLAEQSEGGDYGDDGNLYLEDEGCERLCEMINDSFDIDEEGQFAVVTFNKDLFRLMGKETLTSYVNNMIPDWDIVDCIPTESGESYELIFVPEAPENKAA, from the coding sequence ATGAATACGAAGCTGGAAAAACTGACTGAAATGGTGTGGCAGAATATGGCTATCGATGCGAACGACGAACATGTTCTGGTAGAAGTTGAACTCCCTGTGTCCATCACCGAGTGGTTTACCGAATCTGACCTGACGCACTTCGTGGCTAACCTTATCCCGCTTTATGATTGGCAGGAAGGTATTTTGAAGCTGAACAGTGGTGCAGCTGAACACATTTATGTGATGCTTTGGTGGTCTTTCGAGGGTGAGCCTTTAGAGCCTTACCTTAAAAAGATGTACGAAAACGTCTTGCTTGCTGAGCAGAGTGAAGGCGGTGACTACGGAGACGATGGGAACCTGTACCTTGAAGATGAAGGCTGTGAGCGGCTTTGCGAAATGATTAACGACTCTTTCGATATCGATGAAGAAGGTCAATTTGCTGTGGTTACATTCAACAAAGACCTCTTTCGGCTGATGGGGAAAGAAACCCTGACAAGCTATGTCAATAACATGATCCCAGATTGGGATATCGTTGACTGTATTCCTACTGAAAGCGGCGAATCATATGAACTCATATTTGTACCAGAGGCACCTGAAAACAAGGCCGCTTAA
- a CDS encoding hypothetical protein (Evidence 5 : No homology to any previously reported sequences), which produces MHRASYEDLVKLVKERGTFEADTEGTIDGALRIDLSGTGYSKQYNRLEVVLNELYPDHEAAFDLMDILPEEGIFKIRLVDKNWREDWYNPLISEKEHWEQKALADIKETAEVIFYGDTSLPDAEKEAVCKVSFKLSDYGDGADSGLDDCEVCESFFYDVVRYKQESGFTWGDGHTYTVDGTVRVVLLSKALYQRKMREFCESV; this is translated from the coding sequence ATGCATAGAGCGAGTTATGAAGACCTTGTTAAGCTGGTCAAAGAGCGTGGAACATTTGAGGCGGATACGGAAGGCACCATAGATGGCGCTCTTAGGATTGATTTATCTGGAACAGGATATTCCAAGCAATACAATAGGCTAGAAGTGGTTCTTAATGAGCTATATCCTGACCATGAGGCGGCTTTTGACCTGATGGATATATTGCCGGAAGAGGGTATATTCAAAATCCGCCTTGTCGATAAAAATTGGCGGGAAGATTGGTATAATCCGCTCATTTCGGAAAAAGAGCACTGGGAGCAAAAGGCGCTTGCCGATATCAAGGAGACCGCCGAGGTCATTTTTTATGGTGATACCAGCTTACCCGATGCGGAAAAGGAAGCCGTCTGCAAGGTCTCATTCAAGCTTTCAGACTACGGTGACGGCGCTGACAGCGGGCTTGATGATTGCGAGGTATGTGAGTCCTTTTTTTATGATGTTGTTCGCTATAAACAAGAATCAGGCTTCACTTGGGGAGATGGTCACACTTATACCGTTGACGGCACAGTGCGTGTCGTGCTGCTCAGTAAAGCTTTATATCAAAGAAAAATGCGGGAGTTTTGCGAGAGCGTTTAA
- a CDS encoding hypothetical protein (Evidence 5 : No homology to any previously reported sequences), with translation MDYNTFVELVEGRCRLSIDKDTINRPDAEKSAILTAKFDWYKEVGKNPHFNSVYSIMEQLYPTFQWVDGCERFLGDELEIQAWSKTLAERTDGYWANL, from the coding sequence ATGGACTACAACACCTTTGTCGAACTGGTAGAGGGAAGATGTCGGTTGAGCATCGACAAAGACACCATCAACAGGCCCGATGCTGAAAAGAGCGCCATTCTTACGGCTAAATTTGACTGGTATAAGGAAGTGGGTAAAAACCCTCACTTCAACAGCGTATATAGCATCATGGAGCAGCTATACCCGACGTTTCAGTGGGTAGATGGTTGTGAGAGATTTCTAGGGGATGAACTAGAGATTCAGGCGTGGTCAAAGACGCTGGCAGAGAGAACTGACGGGTATTGGGCTAATCTATAG
- a CDS encoding hypothetical protein (Evidence 5 : No homology to any previously reported sequences): MAINEELAKLIKEYGLFNLVSEPSDIDDVDDYIAAVLTIDLAAAGYFKPYIGLQDTISSLFPGYRAVDDILHPDDNGLLTVILEDIEKGEQYKAYQEKREQKLHAHIKKTAKLHFYGDTNVPDYKKEVVCKAVFNVYDYFPSPPYHDHGKFDAWFWSVTANCFSEYEWVHINGGYTFGNYVHVVLVSKALLRNHLERIAANINKEDSES; encoded by the coding sequence ATGGCGATAAATGAAGAGTTGGCTAAGCTGATTAAAGAATATGGTCTTTTTAATCTGGTGTCGGAACCATCTGATATTGATGATGTTGATGATTATATTGCAGCCGTGCTCACTATTGATTTAGCGGCAGCAGGATATTTTAAGCCATACATCGGACTTCAAGATACGATATCAAGTTTATTCCCCGGATACCGTGCCGTTGATGATATTCTACATCCAGATGATAACGGCCTGTTGACTGTAATCCTTGAGGATATAGAAAAAGGCGAGCAGTACAAAGCTTATCAGGAGAAACGAGAACAAAAGCTACATGCTCATATTAAAAAGACCGCTAAACTTCATTTTTACGGTGATACAAATGTACCGGATTATAAAAAGGAAGTGGTCTGTAAGGCTGTATTTAATGTCTACGATTATTTTCCCAGCCCGCCATACCACGACCACGGTAAGTTTGATGCATGGTTTTGGTCAGTCACAGCGAATTGTTTTTCTGAGTACGAATGGGTTCATATCAACGGTGGTTATACTTTTGGTAACTATGTGCATGTTGTTCTGGTCAGTAAGGCATTGTTGCGAAATCATCTTGAGAGGATAGCTGCGAACATAAATAAGGAAGATAGCGAGTCATAG
- a CDS encoding membrane hypothetical protein (Evidence 5 : No homology to any previously reported sequences), which produces MVSQPFFLAVAGFLAALDDAGLGLPALLEALGDAVFGFAGLDALGTAFLAAALAALGAAFWGLAVLDALGEAFFGFAGLVALAVAFLAFTGALGAAFLLFSRPSVEREAGAASSNFSRYCLIFFSAAARSFAESFLSPFLTASSRSSNCFFISATAFWAFSLCSNAVFRDWNPCLADAVIVLRVDPSLSSSMPRRADTPSSSFRISVFLSMMSSR; this is translated from the coding sequence TTGGTATCTCAGCCTTTTTTCTTGGCTGTCGCGGGCTTTTTGGCCGCGCTGGATGACGCCGGTTTGGGTTTGCCCGCGCTTTTGGAGGCGCTGGGGGACGCCGTTTTCGGCTTCGCGGGCTTGGATGCGCTCGGGACGGCTTTCTTGGCCGCCGCTTTGGCGGCGCTTGGCGCGGCTTTTTGGGGTTTGGCTGTTTTGGACGCGCTGGGGGAGGCTTTTTTCGGTTTCGCCGGTTTGGTCGCGCTCGCCGTTGCCTTTTTGGCCTTTACCGGCGCTTTGGGTGCGGCTTTTTTGCTTTTTTCCCGCCCTTCGGTCGAGCGGGAGGCAGGGGCGGCATCGTCAAATTTTTCCCGGTATTGTTTGATTTTTTTCTCGGCGGCGGCAAGGAGTTTTGCGGAAAGTTTTTTGTCGCCTTTTTTGACCGCGTCTTCCAGGTCGTCGAACTGTTTTTTTATCTCGGCCACGGCCTTTTGGGCTTTTTCATTGTGTTCGAACGCGGTTTTCAGGGATTGGAACCCCTGCTTGGCGGACGCGGTGATCGTCTTGAGGGTGGATCCCTCGTTGTCTTCCAGTATGCCGCGCAGGGCGGATACGCCATCGTCAAGTTTCCGGATAAGCGTTTTTTTGTCCATGATGTCCTCACGGTGA
- a CDS encoding hypothetical protein (Evidence 5 : No homology to any previously reported sequences), whose amino-acid sequence MATLDSLTEWVRQNAVIDINHEYAVVTVDFSNAIMEWHNPMELAHFVAELFPLREWLSVGFSPDEDHFQVSAWWCSDEYVEACKQKGNGGDELLLTPEGRERLADCVKHAMQGAVAGDDTFDWDLGGPVEQGRDCLLYIPQPLFDVFGEKAMTSLILTQYPGYAFDKLFEGSVDEFAAVLLRRAPAVKIAA is encoded by the coding sequence ATGGCAACTCTGGACTCACTTACGGAATGGGTACGGCAAAACGCGGTTATCGACATCAACCATGAATATGCGGTTGTCACCGTAGACTTTTCAAACGCTATCATGGAATGGCACAACCCGATGGAGCTTGCTCACTTCGTGGCTGAACTCTTTCCGCTCCGCGAATGGTTGAGCGTAGGTTTTTCACCGGACGAAGACCATTTTCAGGTCTCGGCTTGGTGGTGCAGCGACGAGTATGTGGAGGCTTGCAAACAAAAGGGGAACGGCGGAGATGAACTACTCCTTACCCCGGAAGGACGTGAAAGGCTGGCTGACTGTGTTAAACACGCTATGCAGGGAGCAGTTGCAGGCGACGATACATTCGATTGGGATTTGGGTGGTCCAGTCGAACAGGGCAGGGACTGCTTGCTATATATTCCGCAGCCTTTATTCGATGTCTTCGGAGAAAAAGCTATGACAAGCTTAATTCTCACACAATATCCGGGCTATGCCTTTGACAAACTGTTTGAAGGCTCTGTTGATGAGTTCGCTGCTGTTTTGCTCAGAAGAGCACCTGCCGTAAAAATCGCCGCTTAA
- a CDS encoding putative Diguanylate cyclase (Evidence 3 : Function proposed based on presence of conserved amino acid motif, structural feature or limited homology; Product type pe : putative enzyme): MDQTFLFPLYSLLDIHIKTLIAVLFWGNLVAATLVYSFIALTPRSGHGKHSYSYFTGKVFQSLAFLLLFFRDQIPDILSVNCGNTFLFIGFCIEAGSALEAIHADSPKVRKLCIGITAACVILFNAAEVIQPGDPAFRVFIASICVFLTLCVPTERLLRFPGPSQFKRAVGVFYLVFLAMLLPRALAAMLSPFGLHSNTLVQALTFLSLVLLLVFSLAAYLFLLKEESDKALSEMAAMDTLTGLPNRRTFFAKAQIAFAGHAGGNTPLAVLHFELDDFKNVNAIWGHSFGDFFLKSFATALKRSLRATDTPCRYSNGEFLAILPGADAEQAMAIAKQALVGLKKTFLERRTGLIFTVSGGVSSGVPAPDSTLAEYLRQANQALHIAQTTGNNKVVLWKK; this comes from the coding sequence ATGGATCAGACGTTCCTTTTTCCTCTTTACTCACTTCTCGATATTCACATAAAAACGCTTATTGCTGTTTTATTTTGGGGCAATCTCGTCGCCGCGACACTTGTTTATTCCTTCATCGCGCTCACGCCCCGCTCCGGGCACGGGAAACACTCCTACAGCTATTTCACGGGCAAAGTCTTTCAATCCCTGGCCTTTCTGCTTCTTTTTTTCAGGGATCAGATTCCCGACATTTTATCCGTCAACTGCGGCAATACATTTCTTTTTATCGGCTTCTGCATTGAGGCGGGTTCCGCCCTGGAGGCAATCCACGCGGACAGCCCGAAGGTGCGCAAACTGTGCATCGGCATTACCGCGGCATGCGTCATCCTCTTTAACGCCGCCGAGGTAATCCAGCCGGGCGACCCCGCGTTCCGGGTCTTCATCGCCTCCATCTGCGTTTTTCTCACGTTGTGCGTCCCCACGGAACGGCTGCTGCGTTTCCCCGGCCCCAGCCAGTTCAAACGGGCAGTGGGGGTCTTCTATCTCGTCTTCCTTGCCATGCTGCTGCCCCGGGCGCTGGCGGCCATGCTGTCCCCGTTCGGCCTGCACAGCAACACGCTCGTCCAGGCCCTGACGTTCCTTTCCCTGGTGCTGCTGCTTGTGTTCAGCCTAGCCGCATATCTTTTTCTTCTCAAGGAGGAATCGGACAAAGCCCTGAGCGAGATGGCCGCCATGGATACCCTGACGGGCCTGCCGAACCGCCGCACGTTCTTCGCCAAGGCGCAGATAGCCTTCGCCGGGCATGCGGGGGGAAATACGCCGCTGGCCGTTTTGCATTTCGAACTTGATGATTTCAAAAACGTCAACGCCATCTGGGGGCACAGTTTCGGCGATTTTTTCCTCAAAAGCTTCGCAACCGCCCTCAAGCGCTCCCTGCGCGCGACGGACACCCCCTGCCGGTACAGTAACGGGGAATTCCTCGCCATCCTTCCGGGCGCGGACGCGGAACAGGCCATGGCCATAGCGAAACAGGCCCTGGTCGGTTTGAAAAAAACGTTCCTGGAACGCCGCACCGGCCTCATCTTTACCGTCAGCGGCGGGGTAAGTTCCGGCGTTCCCGCGCCGGACAGCACCCTGGCGGAGTACCTCCGGCAGGCAAACCAGGCGCTGCACATTGCCCAAACGACCGGCAACAACAAGGTCGTGCTCTGGAAAAAATAG